The Anguilla rostrata isolate EN2019 chromosome 1, ASM1855537v3, whole genome shotgun sequence nucleotide sequence ttttcttttcttgccaTAAATCTGTCAGATATTCCAGCGTGCTGAAATGTATGTGTTTCCAAGAACAAAGTGGTAATAATAGTACTAAGCCAACCACCCGATCCCCCTCCCAAtattcactcacgcacacacatacacactcagacacacacacacacacacacacaccagcccccccccccccattaatcGCCCCAGCACTAACCCTCCCCCCAAAGATCACAGATCTGTTCCCTGTAAAGTCATTTCGGTTTTCAGCCAAGTTTGGCGGGCCCTTCTCTGTGAGCGCGGCGGAGCGATGGAGAGCATATGGCTTTTTTGGATATATGCACGGCTTTGTGGGAGTTGGAGCGAGCTTGAAAGGCTTGGCTGTGGCGGCGATCCTGTGACCCAGACAGTGAAACACAATAAGCGTGCAGATGTTCAAAGTGTTCGCCGCCCagtcctgccccgccccctccctctgcctctcatctCCTGGCCAGCCATCCCACAGTAGGAAATGCTTGagtttgaaatgtttgttttctcagtgtCTGTGGTCAAAGAGCTGTAGATTCActtacatctctctctctctctctctctctcttactcttgctttctatctctttctctctcttgctctctatctgttactttctctctctcactctatatctcttactgtctctctctctcactcactttccctctctctctctgatttctcaCCCTCTCCAGGAGTTGGCAAGTAGTGAGCTGAAAGATGGACAATTCCCAGAGCATCACTGTCCCCTAGAGGGTAAGTAGAAAAGtgcagcatttttctttttaaaatatgtatattttaattgaGTTCATGTGATTCTTCTGGGGCCTGCATCTGCTTTTGTCTTGGGTTGGACTGAAATCAAGAATCTTACACAATGGAACACATTTGAACAGTTTCacaataaatgaaagcaaatatgtGAAATACACAAGTTACATCTGTTATGGGACTGTCATAAGGCTGTTTCCTCTTGAAAAATGGATGTAATTAATGGTGCTTCAGTCTCAGACTCACTGTAATCCCCCAGTGCTATGCCCATAACCAATGGAAGTCCTGTAATGTTcactattcattttttatggtgaaatgtttcttttggCACTATCTTGTTCATATTAATCCTGAACATGTATGCACTCTGGCAGCTATTCTTGTAACAGCAACCTGTGTAAACAGCACTGCTGAAAGTTTTGGAATGGAAAGATCAGTTTAAACAAAAGCTTGTTAGTACAGGATTACAAGCACttttaatttcactgtaaaaaatacagcacacatgttcaaataataaaataactcaGCTTTCCCAAGGGACCATCTAGAAATGTACAAACCAAGTAAGTAAAATTGCTTGCCATAAATGCAGGCTGTGCCCTTTAGCCTAGATTTTATGATTTTGATTCTGACTTATTCAATGCACTAACTATGCCCAGGATTTGATAGCCACAGCTAGCACACAGCTGGCTTCCTCCTGCCATGatatggttttatttaaatggacGATTCACTTCCTGGGTTTTTaagaatattatttcagttttttgatTGGCCCACAGTTCTGTGTGCAATGAagatttagatatttacagaggTTTCTGCCAAcagctggctttacaatggATGGAATAGGGGCATTTGggggtatatatatatgtacttcAAGAATATATGTATTCATCTAATATCTGACTATGTTTACAGTCTGAAGGACatctctctgtttatttttatatgggaaccatgacattgtgaaatttgTTTGTTAGCTCTATGTCTTGACTGTTGATTGATTGACTTGTGTAATTTATATCTCATTTTGCCACagctgtaaaaaacaaacaaacaaacaaacaaaacagtgaTAAATACTGAAACAGATTGGTGGCACAGATGTGTAAAGGTGGATGAGTGAATGTTAATAAAGTACTggtctgtgtgttttgcagtCATTTTACCTCCAGAGAAGGCAGAGGGATGTGAGAGCTACATGCAGTTCCTCcaccaggaggagggggaacgTGAGCCCCAGAAGGAGCCTGGCAGAGCCCCTGGGAAGAAGCGCATCAGCCTGGATGTGAGAGCCTCTCCCCATTTCCGAAATTGTTAACAGTGAAAGTTTTGTCTTACTACAATTGTACctgaaatgtttaaattttattctacttatgaatattcatgaaatggCTTGAACAAAGACAATAGCATGGCAATGTCTTTTGTGTCCTTTGGCATGTCTTTATGAATATACATAAGTTGCAATATAGCACCAGAAACTGACATCTCATTAGGTTATAGAGTAGAAACTATTAGCATGGTTTCCTGTTTCGGACCCAGAAACTTCATTGTTCTGGCTCTCTACttctattttcaaataaaaaaaaaacaacactcatagctgattttcttttctttcactgtCGCAAAATTTCTTCAAAATCTAACTGGCTGAatatgtgtgttcatttttacctctgtgtgtggtggtagCTCACTTGTGTGGATATGTGCATGattgcagtgtttttctttgaaaGTACTGCTGAGTGAATCAGAATCAATTAAGGGGCTCCTATCAGTTTCATACACAGAAAGGAAGCACTGAGCACCGTTTTGCGTTAAACTACtttcctgctcctcttcctggCTCCTGCCTCGTTGACACAACCCCCCTTCGGCACGTCAGCTCCCCGATCAGTTGCTGCGTCGCCGTGTccaacagtttatttttccaatTATGATCCTGTCACTGGATACCCCTGAATCAGAGGCTGCCAGGGAGACCTGTGACTGAGAATTGTATTTAAAGTCTTTTTCCTGGAACAGGAAGACTGACTGGAGCATAAACTAAAAGACATTTCTGTTCCCTCTCCCCACCTCATTTCCAAACACAGGTGATTGGAGTCACCAATATAGAAAGCTTTTGACCAGAAATGGAATCGTTTTCGCGTATCTATTtccttaaaaatgaatgaaaataaactgcagaATAACAGGGCTGACCTGAAAAGGTTTCTTTCATTAATGCAAAGAGACATGCGTAATCACATACTGATCAGCGGAGTGTGTGTGGCCTGAATTTTTATTGACCCATACTGGCTTCCCTGGTAAGGTTGTGTCTCCTTGGTCACAGGATCTGGAATGTGACGTGTCGGTAGAGGAGGACAATCGTCAGGAGTGGATCTTCACCCTGTACGACTTTGACAATAGTGGGAAAGTTACTAAGGAGGTAATTTGTGTCCCCCAGCCTCTGCTGTTCATATATACCAATGCGACAGGTCCACACGCTCTCATACAGAATGGCTTACCTTTACACATTACCCATGTGTACAACTTTACGTTTGCTCAGATATTCATTCAGATGCAATTAATAACAGTGCCCCATGtctgaatcaaacctgcagtcCCATAATTTGTAGACTATGCTATCATGTGGACAAACTCCAACCTCAAACACAATGAAACACACTCTATTGTGTTATACGATACCATACAGGATACAAGGACACTGACTAATACTACTAATTAAAACTAGCAGCTTATTATTCTTTACGGTGCATATATTGGTGAAgtattttatatgaattttaTGGTTATTAATAATCATTaactgcatgtttaaaaataaggtTAAGATTATGTTGTTCTTGCTTTGGTCGGGGTAAATGAAAGTTATAAGTTGCATATTATTCTCTATAAAtgcataatatttaaaatgtacgcCATGTAATAAgttacataaatacattcaaaagtAGTTTCTGCTGTTTATGCATAATTCTTTATGCAAAACCTATTTCTTATGGTTtgtattgttcattttgtttttaattagagcaatgtgtctgtctctctgtcttgccTTATCTCTGTCGCACTTTGGAAAGGCACTTTAACTCTTGACACGTCTCACTGGTATATTGTTACTGAATGGATGTCTGACTTGGTAAAGGCACTTTAACTCTTGGTTCCTCTCACTGGTATAGTGTTACTGAATGGATGTCTGACTTGGTAAAGGCACTTTAACTCTTGGTTCGTCTCACTGGTATAGTGTTACTGAATGGATGTCTGACTTGGTAAAGGCACTTTAACTCTTGTTGTCTATAGTTACTGAAGGATTCTGACTGGTGAAGGCACTTACTCTGGTTCGTCTCACTGGTATAGTGTTACTGAATGGATGTCTGACTTGGTAAAGGCACTTTAACTCTTGGTTCGTCTCACTGGTATAGTGTTACTGAATGGATGTCTGACTTGGTAAAGGCACTTTAACTCTTGGTTCGTCTCACTGGTATAGTGTTACTGAATGGATGTCTGACTTGGTAAAGGCACTTTAACTCTTGACTCATCTCACTGGTATAGTGTTACTGAATGGATGTCTGACTTGGTGCGTGTTAATGAGCTACGTGTTAATGAGCAGATATCTCTCTGGGTTTTATCAGGACATGTCCAGTCTGATGCACACCATCTACGACGTGGTGGACGCCTCTGTCAACCAGTCCTCCCACAGCAAGAGTAAGACCCTGCGGGTGAAGCTCACCGTCACCCCCGAGCCCGGGACTCGACGGAGAGACGCCACCAGTCCTGGAGCAGGTGGGCAACATAGAGCTCTATTCTCACTCTACGCCTGAGTCTGTTCTGTTCTGGGGAACTGGTGTGAGTGAGCTTCCAGAATTTAGGAATAATCTCCTTACAGACATGCACCTTATTGAGAGAGGTTGACAACAAAAGAGCATGTGGTAACATTACGTACAATATGTatgttttgtcatgtttattgCTGTGGGTTGGCAATCACATAATATGTGCTTTAGTTCTGTGGTACTTTGAGTACAGGAAAACAGTTTTGAGAGCaagaatatttcattatatatacCGTAGATTTATAACTGAATTGCCTGATTTAATTCGGGGTTGAAAAGGTCTCCTTCAATAGCAAATTTTCCTTCATAAAATTGTattaccgtttttttttcttctttcttgttCATTAACAAGCCTTTAAGAATGCTCCAGGAGATAATAAATATGGTGATAAATATGGTGTTCGGAATTTATTACAGAAATAGGTAAttgatttgtaaaaataaaaatgttgaattaattaaaaacacagacaagaatAAAACAGGCAggattaaaatgagaaaaatggaCCGAACTCCTGGTATCAATgctgtcttcctctcttcttcAGATTGGGAGGCGGGTCACTGCCGGGGTGAACCCAGCCACCAGGCGGAAGGGTGCTACGCTGACCGACGGCTGTCAGCCCACATCAGGTGAGCTCCCCTGAGAGCAGGTCTACCTGCACAGCGTCCGGGCCCCACTCTGAGTCACAACACCACACGAGTTCGTCCAGCTGAATGGGGATCAGGGCTGGAGGTTCAGTTGGTCTGAGTGCTGGGACCGTGAAATGTTTGAGCATTTGAAAAACGTGACACGTGTATACAGTATGGagagaagattttttttgtcttctggtCCCAATTTGGAATACCTGTATTCACTCACAGTGCTTTAGTTCTGAGACCTGTGCTATCAGTTTGGGtgagtgcagacaagcacatgcacaagcacatgtAATCCATCCCAACCTGTGATTATAAACTCCACAGGGTAGTATTGTTTTGTGGGTTTTCTGAGGGCAGattgtttctttctttgctcTGTGTAAAGTGGACAATAAACAGATTGTATTTCTACAATAATGGAAGAGAATCTCTGAAAGTTTTACCCAAGCTTCCTCTGGGCAGATCACATCAGGTCCCAGGCAGAAGCATTCTGACTTGTGGGACCCCTTGTGTTGTCTTTGACCACATCTGTCCTTCCTGGACCCAAAAGTATATCATTAATATTACTGTCTTTATCTCACCCTAGAAGACATAACAATGATCCTGTGCCAAGTGGAGAGGGGAACCATTACTGTGTGGatgagaacacagagagaaggaATCACTACCTGGACCTGGCTGGGATAGAGAACTATACCTCTAGATTTGAAGCAGGTAACAGCACATGTCAGTATGCAGAATTGCATGTTTATGTACATGTAACAATGCCCTGTACCATACTATACTATACTTTGACATCCTATGCATGCCATGCCTATAATGTATTTCTATGCCTAATGTATTGCTATTGCATTGCTATTAGCTTATATAAATAGTACATTATACTGTACCATACTGTAATGCTTTCCTGTGTTTTATACCACACAATTCTGTCTTGTACACCATTCTCTATTGTGCTGAGCTATGCTGGAAAACACTACACTGAACAATGCAGCACACAGTGCTACCCATGAAAGAAAGAGGCTGTATTGTTTAGAAATTCATGATACATTCCCTGGGGTACGTATCATGAATTTCTCATTTGATCGAGAGCTTCTAcataacagaaaatacaaattCCATCAAATTTTTTGATcggcaaaataaattattgatgtTTTTGGACTGGATGAACATTACAATTAAAGACATTCCTATATGCATTCGCTGTACTGTAAGCTAACCAATAAGGCTGGACTGACGGCCCTTCCTATCACCCCGCCCACAGGtccgccccctccgcctccccctcaGGAGAGCCATGGGCGTGGCTCGCACTCACAGAACCGGTCCCGGTCCCAAGACTCTGAGGGGCACCTGGCCCACCAGCGCCGCTCGCAGGTCCTGGGGGAGAATTGCACCGCTTCAGAGTCCCGTGGGAGGGGCCCCCAGTTCCTCAGGTCCCCCAAGGTTATGTCATCAAAGGGGGCGGGAGCAACCCCATCAGGAGGCAATGGAGGGGGCAAGTCCAGCAAGTGCCATGGGTACTACCACCCAGCACAGCTTGGCGGGCAGGATGTGTACCACCTGCCCCCACACAGTCAGCACCAGCCCGCTTCAGCTCaccaccagcaccccctgcagcacagccacagcaaGCGTCTCCGTGCCAAGGCCCGGGacgccctctccccctccaaggcccccttcccccagcacCCTCCTCAGCAGCAGCCTGCCCCCCAGgggcctgagagagagcagccccACGTCCTGCCGGGCAGCCCGGGGTTTGTGGTTCCCGTCGTGCAGCGCCACGAGCACCACCATCACCACGaacaccaccatcatcaccactaccaccactaccaccagACATGACTGCAGGCCACCAAGGCAGACAATCAGACAGGCCTGAGGCACACCACAGTCATCCCTCCGAAATGATACTCCAGATCCCAGGGTTCCCTCCCTCCGCCTCCAAAGGCCATCCTCCGGACACTTTCCTTGTCTGCTGACACAGCCATTTTAACTTAAAACGGGACTTCCGGAAACTTAATCACAAATCTGATGTTTCCTTCTAGGCTGTCGCCCCTCCTGCTGTGCTGTCGCTCTCGTTCATAGCCCCTCTGCAGTCCTGGTGTTTGAGTGGGCCTCACTGACTGCACAGTTTTACATTACTTCACACCTTTTTCTCTTATCATCTGCTGTCACACTTCTCCCTAGAAAGAGTGTATGTGTAGTAAGTGTCCCAATAGGGCTGGTTAGCTCTGTGCTGATGATGGTTCTCGTGCGTTCTCAGGTGTAAGGTGCTGCTCTTTAGCTATACTGAAAAGGCTACTTCCCCTCCAGGAAACCTGCAATGGACAAGGGGCAATTTCCCTTCATGGGTTAAAAAAGAAGTTAATCACCACTGCCAGTTTTAATGCAAAAATGCCTTTCTATATGTATAAAAATCTAtatgaatatacatatattactgTATAATTATACTGTGTATGCATATTTATCGTTGtgtatgcatatacatttatgtatatgttactgtcttttatatattttaataaacacataTTGTTAATTAAAGttctttaatatatttatatcctCCATTTATATCCCGTACTTCACTGAGGTACTCCACTGTTCCACAGTAGTTATGTCAGGTACTCTTTTAATCCCCAACAGTGTAGAATCCATGGACTTTCTTTATGCCCTTGTTAAGACACTTTCAGATTcaccattaaaatgtaaaatcctCCCATATCTTCCATAACAAATTCCAGTTATCTTCCATAACAATTTAAACTACTTGTCTAAAGTAATTTATAGGCCTAAATTAATGTATAGAGGGACACTACCAAAGACAGATCATCAGTAATTGAATAGCACAACAGTGCGAACAGCACTGGAACCCATTAAGACCCAGAACTTCCTACTAGATACCGCTGGAAATTGTAGTCCAACAGTGCAGACTCTTGGACAGATATTCTTGGATATCTAAAGTTCTTGGGTGTACTGTATATTCTCGGAATTTCTTGACAACCATTGATGTATTGCTGCCATCTTGTGGCCGTATGGGAagcaaaataacagaaaatacactgtaTTGTATTCAATAAATTAGTTACTAACTATTCTTTTTGGGCACGAAATATAATtatgtaatgataataatgaagAGACCAAAATGTTTCTGACGTTGTGATATTAATTAAGATGAATTCAAATACCTTTAACCACGTTACTGCAGGGTTTGGCTTATGTCTATTGTTTAAATGACAAcctattaaaatatatatattttgtcagGTTGTATGCTCTGACATTATTGCTACTGTTGTGTTGATTCAGTGCAATGTGCATATTCAAAGCATATTTATGTTTACGTTAGTAACGTAAAATGCTCTGCGTCTCCGGATATTGTCAGCGAACTGG carries:
- the nkd2b gene encoding protein naked cuticle homolog 2-like isoform X3, with the protein product MTLTHVSSLCGDGQGQITGSNFSSSSEAKNELASSELKDGQFPEHHCPLEVILPPEKAEGCESYMQFLHQEEGEREPQKEPGRAPGKKRISLDDLECDVSVEEDNRQEWIFTLYDFDNSGKVTKEDMSSLMHTIYDVVDASVNQSSHSKSKTLRVKLTVTPEPGTRRRDATSPGADWEAGHCRGEPSHQAEGCYADRRLSAHIRRHNNDPVPSGEGNHYCVDENTERRNHYLDLAGIENYTSRFEAGPPPPPPPQESHGRGSHSQNRSRSQDSEGHLAHQRRSQVLGENCTASESRGRGPQFLRSPKVMSSKGAGATPSGGNGGGKSSKCHGYYHPAQLGGQDVYHLPPHSQHQPASAHHQHPLQHSHSKRLRAKARDALSPSKAPFPQHPPQQQPAPQGPEREQPHVLPGSPGFVVPVVQRHEHHHHHEHHHHHHYHHYHQT
- the nkd2b gene encoding protein naked cuticle homolog 2-like isoform X2; amino-acid sequence: MGKLQSKHACKRRENPEGGSFVVNAYISRRGVEESERYGAADHKFKERQELASSELKDGQFPEHHCPLEVILPPEKAEGCESYMQFLHQEEGEREPQKEPGRAPGKKRISLDDLECDVSVEEDNRQEWIFTLYDFDNSGKVTKEDMSSLMHTIYDVVDASVNQSSHSKSKTLRVKLTVTPEPGTRRRDATSPGADWEAGHCRGEPSHQAEGCYADRRLSAHIRHNNDPVPSGEGNHYCVDENTERRNHYLDLAGIENYTSRFEAGPPPPPPPQESHGRGSHSQNRSRSQDSEGHLAHQRRSQVLGENCTASESRGRGPQFLRSPKVMSSKGAGATPSGGNGGGKSSKCHGYYHPAQLGGQDVYHLPPHSQHQPASAHHQHPLQHSHSKRLRAKARDALSPSKAPFPQHPPQQQPAPQGPEREQPHVLPGSPGFVVPVVQRHEHHHHHEHHHHHHYHHYHQT
- the nkd2b gene encoding protein naked cuticle homolog 2-like isoform X1, with amino-acid sequence MGKLQSKHACKRRENPEGGSFVVNAYISRRGVEESERYGAADHKFKERQELASSELKDGQFPEHHCPLEVILPPEKAEGCESYMQFLHQEEGEREPQKEPGRAPGKKRISLDDLECDVSVEEDNRQEWIFTLYDFDNSGKVTKEDMSSLMHTIYDVVDASVNQSSHSKSKTLRVKLTVTPEPGTRRRDATSPGADWEAGHCRGEPSHQAEGCYADRRLSAHIRRHNNDPVPSGEGNHYCVDENTERRNHYLDLAGIENYTSRFEAGPPPPPPPQESHGRGSHSQNRSRSQDSEGHLAHQRRSQVLGENCTASESRGRGPQFLRSPKVMSSKGAGATPSGGNGGGKSSKCHGYYHPAQLGGQDVYHLPPHSQHQPASAHHQHPLQHSHSKRLRAKARDALSPSKAPFPQHPPQQQPAPQGPEREQPHVLPGSPGFVVPVVQRHEHHHHHEHHHHHHYHHYHQT
- the nkd2b gene encoding protein naked cuticle homolog 2-like isoform X4, with protein sequence MGKLQSKHACKRRENPEGGSFVVNAYISRRGVEESERYGAADHKFKERQELASSELKDGQFPEHHCPLEVILPPEKAEGCESYMQFLHQEEGEREPQKEPGRAPGKKRISLDDMSSLMHTIYDVVDASVNQSSHSKSKTLRVKLTVTPEPGTRRRDATSPGADWEAGHCRGEPSHQAEGCYADRRLSAHIRRHNNDPVPSGEGNHYCVDENTERRNHYLDLAGIENYTSRFEAGPPPPPPPQESHGRGSHSQNRSRSQDSEGHLAHQRRSQVLGENCTASESRGRGPQFLRSPKVMSSKGAGATPSGGNGGGKSSKCHGYYHPAQLGGQDVYHLPPHSQHQPASAHHQHPLQHSHSKRLRAKARDALSPSKAPFPQHPPQQQPAPQGPEREQPHVLPGSPGFVVPVVQRHEHHHHHEHHHHHHYHHYHQT